Proteins from one Hydrogenophaga sp. SL48 genomic window:
- a CDS encoding class I SAM-dependent methyltransferase, translating into MADNVRVNTESVSEPSSLTSALLARLREAIRASGGWLPFDRFMAMALYEPGLGYYANQNPKFGQMPAGVAGQGSDFVTAPELSPLFGHTLARQVAQALAATGTDEVWEFGAGTGALALQVLDALMAMGRAPRRYTIVDLSGSLRERQRATLASHAAVVHWADALPEVLEGVVLGNEVLDAMPVQLLQRVGGQDHGVWNERGVVEAPDGRLIWADRSTALRPPLDIEGPHDYLTEIHPQAEAFIKTLADRLRRGAAFFIDYGFPEGEYYHPQRHMGTLICHRAHQSDDDPLADVGEKDITAHVNFTGIALAAQGAGMSVLGYTSQGRFLINCGLLDVAKDAGARENAMLGKLVNEHEMGELFKVIGLAPAGSETGWDPIGFTAGDRTHRL; encoded by the coding sequence ATGGCGGACAATGTCAGGGTGAACACCGAATCTGTGAGCGAACCGTCAAGTTTAACGAGCGCCCTGCTGGCGCGCCTTCGCGAGGCCATCCGCGCGTCGGGCGGCTGGCTGCCGTTCGACCGCTTCATGGCCATGGCGCTGTACGAGCCAGGGCTGGGTTATTACGCCAACCAGAACCCCAAATTCGGCCAGATGCCTGCGGGCGTGGCCGGGCAGGGCAGCGACTTCGTGACCGCGCCCGAGCTGTCACCGCTGTTCGGCCACACGCTGGCGCGCCAGGTGGCGCAGGCGCTCGCCGCGACCGGCACGGATGAGGTCTGGGAGTTCGGCGCCGGCACCGGCGCGCTGGCCTTGCAGGTGCTGGACGCGCTGATGGCGATGGGCCGCGCGCCGCGCCGCTACACCATCGTCGATCTCTCGGGCAGCCTGCGCGAGCGCCAGCGCGCCACGCTGGCGTCGCACGCTGCGGTGGTTCACTGGGCGGATGCGCTGCCCGAAGTGCTCGAGGGTGTGGTGCTGGGCAACGAGGTGCTGGACGCGATGCCGGTGCAACTCTTGCAGCGCGTGGGTGGGCAGGACCACGGTGTGTGGAACGAGCGCGGCGTGGTGGAGGCGCCCGATGGCCGACTGATCTGGGCCGACCGCAGCACCGCGCTGCGCCCGCCGCTGGACATCGAAGGGCCGCACGACTACCTGACCGAGATCCACCCGCAGGCCGAGGCTTTCATCAAGACCCTGGCCGACCGCCTGCGGCGCGGCGCGGCGTTCTTCATCGACTATGGCTTCCCGGAGGGTGAGTACTACCACCCGCAGCGCCACATGGGCACGCTGATCTGCCACCGCGCGCACCAGAGCGACGATGACCCGCTGGCCGATGTGGGCGAGAAGGACATCACCGCCCACGTCAACTTCACCGGCATCGCGCTCGCCGCGCAGGGCGCCGGCATGAGCGTGCTGGGCTACACGAGCCAGGGCCGCTTCCTGATCAACTGCGGCCTGCTCGATGTGGCGAAGGACGCCGGCGCGCGCGAGAACGCCATGCTGGGCAAGCTGGTGAACGAGCACGAGATGGGCGAGCTGTTCAAGGTGATCGGCCTGGCGCCCGCCGGCAGCGAAACCGGTTGGGACCCGATCGGGTTCACCGCCGGTGACAGAACCCACCGGCTGTAG
- the glk gene encoding glucokinase yields the protein MSPNPPDTPRLLADVGGTNARFAWQSAPGAPITDIRILPCADFPRLQDAMRTYIDGLGRGAPAAVGMAIANPITGDQVRMTNHHWSFAQSAVVAEFGLKTFRLLNDFTALALALPDLPADELRQVGGGAPAPGVAMGLVGAGTGLGVSGLVPDGFGGWIPLEGEGGHVTLPATTARERLVMDGLIRRYGHASSERVCCGQGLVDTCAILCEADGVTAQGLDSAAAVSDAAFKAGHPQALETMHLFCAMLGSVAGNLALTLGARGGVYVGGGIVPRLGAWFDGSPFRERFENKGRFTSLLTGIPVWVITSTQSPALLGAARALESPH from the coding sequence ATGTCCCCCAACCCACCTGACACCCCCCGCCTGCTGGCCGACGTCGGCGGCACCAACGCCCGTTTTGCCTGGCAGTCGGCCCCCGGCGCCCCGATCACGGACATCCGCATCCTGCCCTGCGCGGACTTTCCCCGGCTGCAGGACGCCATGCGCACCTACATCGACGGCCTGGGCCGCGGGGCGCCGGCGGCCGTGGGCATGGCCATCGCCAACCCCATCACCGGCGACCAGGTGCGCATGACCAACCACCACTGGTCGTTTGCGCAGTCGGCCGTGGTGGCCGAGTTCGGCCTGAAGACCTTCCGGCTGCTCAACGACTTCACGGCACTCGCGCTCGCCTTGCCCGACCTGCCCGCCGACGAGCTGCGCCAGGTCGGCGGCGGTGCGCCGGCGCCGGGCGTGGCCATGGGGCTGGTCGGCGCCGGCACCGGGCTCGGTGTGTCGGGGCTGGTGCCCGACGGGTTCGGCGGCTGGATTCCGCTGGAAGGCGAGGGCGGCCACGTCACGCTGCCGGCCACCACCGCGCGCGAGCGCCTGGTGATGGACGGCCTGATCCGGCGCTATGGCCACGCCTCCTCCGAACGCGTGTGCTGCGGCCAGGGGCTGGTGGACACTTGCGCCATCCTGTGCGAGGCCGATGGCGTCACCGCCCAGGGGCTGGACAGCGCCGCGGCCGTCAGCGACGCGGCCTTCAAGGCCGGGCACCCGCAGGCGCTGGAGACCATGCACCTCTTCTGCGCCATGCTGGGCTCGGTGGCGGGCAACCTGGCGCTCACCCTGGGCGCGCGCGGCGGCGTCTACGTGGGCGGCGGCATCGTGCCGCGTCTGGGCGCCTGGTTCGATGGTTCGCCGTTTCGCGAGCGCTTCGAGAACAAGGGCCGCTTCACCAGCCTGCTGACGGGCATCCCCGTGTGGGTGATCACCTCGACCCAATCGCCGGCCCTCCTGGGCGCCGCGCGCGCCCTCGAATCGCCGCATTGA
- the trxC gene encoding thioredoxin TrxC: protein MSTDSLHIVCPHCHTTNRVASADLGGDPDCGKCHQPLFTGHPAALDEAAFEKHIARSQVPVLVDFWAPWCGPCRAMAPAFEQAAQQLEPQMRLAKVNTEEAQALATRLNIRSIPTLALFVNGREVARQPGAMGAADIVRWARSQRA, encoded by the coding sequence ATGTCCACCGATTCCTTGCACATCGTCTGCCCCCACTGCCACACCACCAACCGCGTCGCCAGCGCCGATCTGGGCGGCGATCCGGATTGCGGCAAATGCCACCAGCCCTTGTTCACCGGCCACCCGGCGGCGCTGGACGAAGCGGCGTTCGAGAAACACATCGCGCGCTCGCAGGTCCCGGTGCTGGTCGATTTCTGGGCGCCCTGGTGCGGCCCCTGCCGCGCGATGGCCCCCGCCTTCGAGCAGGCTGCGCAGCAGCTGGAGCCGCAGATGCGGCTGGCCAAGGTCAACACCGAAGAGGCGCAGGCCCTGGCCACGCGGCTCAACATCCGCAGCATCCCGACCCTGGCGCTGTTCGTGAACGGCCGCGAGGTCGCGCGTCAGCCCGGCGCCATGGGCGCGGCCGACATCGTGCGCTGGGCGCGCTCGCAGCGCGCCTGA
- a CDS encoding ABC transporter substrate-binding protein has product MTLSAVLQRALAVTILLVGAPAIAGEVEVLHYWTSGGEAKSVAELKASMAQRGHSWKDFTVPGGGGQNAMAALRERVLQGQPPAAANIKGPAIQEWAALNALTSLDAMASFDRWDDVLPKVVADQMKHKGRYVAVPVNVHRVNWLWANAAVLRKAGVATAPRSFDEFFAAADRIRAAGFIPVAHGGQDWQDFTLFESIVLGVGGPALYTRALVNLEPAALSGDAMRRSLELMRRIKPYTDAASPGRDWNLSTELVIGGKAGFQFMGDWAKGEFIAAGQTPGKDFLCVPAPGTAEAYTYNVDSFAMFQLKGWEAQKAQGYLAYLLMGKDFQERFNLRKGSIPVRLNMPLDRFDDCAKVSARDFAATSRSGALVPSVAHGMALTPAQQASMRKLVSDFWNNDKLTVSEVQSQLTALSAPSQKSY; this is encoded by the coding sequence ATGACCTTGTCTGCCGTTCTGCAACGCGCGCTGGCGGTGACGATCCTGCTGGTGGGTGCGCCCGCCATCGCGGGTGAGGTGGAGGTGCTTCACTACTGGACGTCCGGTGGCGAAGCCAAGTCGGTGGCCGAGCTCAAGGCCTCGATGGCCCAGCGCGGGCACAGCTGGAAAGATTTCACCGTGCCCGGTGGTGGTGGACAGAACGCCATGGCCGCGCTGCGCGAGCGCGTGCTCCAGGGCCAGCCGCCCGCGGCCGCCAACATCAAGGGCCCCGCGATCCAGGAATGGGCCGCACTTAACGCCCTGACCAGCCTCGACGCCATGGCCTCGTTCGACCGCTGGGACGACGTGCTGCCCAAGGTGGTTGCCGACCAGATGAAGCACAAGGGCCGCTACGTGGCGGTGCCGGTCAATGTGCACCGCGTGAACTGGCTGTGGGCCAACGCCGCTGTGTTGCGCAAGGCGGGTGTGGCGACCGCGCCCCGCAGCTTCGACGAGTTCTTCGCCGCCGCCGACCGCATCCGCGCGGCCGGCTTCATCCCGGTCGCCCACGGCGGCCAGGACTGGCAGGACTTCACCCTGTTCGAGTCCATCGTGCTTGGCGTGGGGGGCCCGGCGCTCTATACCCGCGCGCTGGTCAACCTCGAACCCGCCGCGCTGTCGGGCGACGCCATGCGGCGCTCGCTCGAACTGATGCGCCGCATCAAGCCCTACACCGACGCCGCGTCCCCCGGGCGCGACTGGAACCTGAGCACCGAGCTGGTGATCGGCGGCAAGGCCGGCTTCCAGTTCATGGGCGACTGGGCCAAAGGCGAGTTCATCGCCGCCGGCCAGACCCCCGGCAAGGACTTCCTCTGCGTGCCCGCGCCGGGCACGGCCGAGGCCTACACCTACAACGTGGACTCGTTCGCCATGTTCCAGCTCAAGGGCTGGGAAGCGCAGAAGGCGCAGGGCTACCTCGCCTACCTGCTGATGGGCAAGGATTTCCAGGAGCGCTTCAACCTGCGCAAGGGCTCGATCCCGGTGCGCCTGAACATGCCGCTGGACCGTTTCGACGACTGCGCCAAGGTGTCGGCCCGCGACTTCGCGGCCACCTCGCGCAGCGGTGCCCTGGTGCCCTCGGTGGCCCACGGCATGGCACTCACCCCGGCCCAGCAAGCGTCCATGCGCAAGCTGGTGTCGGACTTCTGGAACAACGACAAGCTCACGGTGAGCGAGGTGCAAAGCCAGCTGACGGCCCTGTCGGCGCCATCGCAGAAATCCTACTGA
- a CDS encoding SDR family oxidoreductase: MPRATPPSPPAPRTVLVTGAGKRLGREIALTLARAGWNVAVHHRQSATEAQQTAADCDALTGRPGSAAPFFADLGDEASVRALLPAVVARFGQVDAVVNSASLFEHDSAQSFGFAAMDQHLRTNTGAAILLAQALHTHLLPSERDGAVVNLLDQKLWNQNPDFFSYTLSKAALEAANTMLAMALAPRVRVVGVAPGLTLTSHLLSNDKFAELHRQSPLGRSSTPEDVAATVAFALTNRSITGTTLLVDGGQHLMRFERDFSLM, translated from the coding sequence ATGCCCCGCGCCACGCCCCCTTCGCCACCCGCTCCGCGCACCGTGCTGGTCACCGGCGCGGGCAAGCGCCTGGGCCGCGAGATCGCGCTCACGCTGGCGCGCGCGGGCTGGAACGTGGCAGTGCACCACCGGCAGTCGGCCACCGAGGCGCAACAGACCGCCGCCGACTGCGACGCCCTCACCGGCCGCCCTGGCAGCGCCGCGCCGTTCTTCGCCGACCTGGGCGACGAGGCCAGCGTGCGCGCCCTGCTGCCCGCCGTGGTGGCGCGCTTCGGCCAGGTGGACGCGGTGGTCAACAGCGCCTCGCTGTTTGAACACGACAGCGCACAGAGCTTCGGCTTTGCCGCGATGGACCAGCACCTGCGCACCAACACCGGCGCCGCCATCCTGCTGGCGCAAGCGCTGCACACGCACCTGCTGCCCAGCGAACGCGACGGCGCCGTGGTCAACCTGCTGGACCAGAAGCTCTGGAACCAGAACCCCGATTTCTTCAGCTACACGCTCTCCAAGGCCGCGCTCGAAGCCGCCAACACCATGCTGGCCATGGCGCTGGCGCCGCGCGTGCGCGTGGTCGGCGTGGCGCCGGGCCTCACGCTCACCAGCCACCTGCTGAGCAACGACAAATTCGCCGAACTGCACCGGCAGTCGCCGCTGGGCCGCTCGTCCACGCCCGAAGACGTGGCCGCGACCGTGGCCTTCGCCCTGACCAACCGTTCCATCACCGGCACCACGCTGCTGGTCGACGGCGGTCAGCACCTGATGCGCTTCGAGCGCGATTTTTCGCTGATGTGA
- a CDS encoding ABC transporter substrate-binding protein codes for MLKLSKLAMAVALTVAGSAALAGDVEVLHYWTSGGEAKSVAELKKIMQAKGHVWKDFAVAGGGGDNAATVLKSRVVSGNPPAAAQIKGPAIQEWAAEGVLANLDAVAKAEQWDSLLPKVVADVMKSKGNYVAAPVNVHRVNWMWANAAVLKKAGVAGAPKSWDEFFAAAEKVKKAGLIPVAHGGQNWQDFTTFESVVLGVGGAKFYQDALVKLDQKALTSPTMTKSLETFRKIKSYTDPAAPGRDWNLATAMVIQEKAAFQFMGDWAKGEFSAAGKVPGKDYICAAAPGTANAYTFNVDSFAMFKLKDATAQKAQGDLAAAIMGPEFQEVFNLNKGSIPVRLNMKMDKFDDCAKLSSKDFVDTAKSGGLVPSVAHGMAIAPAAEGAIKDAVSQFWNDDKISVADGVKNIAKAAATK; via the coding sequence ATGCTGAAACTCTCGAAACTCGCGATGGCCGTGGCCCTCACCGTGGCCGGCTCTGCGGCGCTGGCCGGTGACGTGGAGGTCCTGCACTACTGGACCTCAGGCGGCGAAGCCAAATCGGTTGCCGAGCTGAAAAAAATCATGCAGGCCAAGGGCCATGTGTGGAAAGACTTCGCGGTCGCCGGTGGTGGTGGTGACAACGCCGCCACGGTGCTCAAGAGCCGCGTCGTGTCGGGCAACCCGCCCGCCGCCGCCCAGATCAAGGGCCCGGCCATCCAGGAATGGGCCGCCGAAGGCGTGCTGGCCAACCTGGACGCCGTCGCCAAGGCCGAGCAGTGGGACAGCCTGCTGCCCAAGGTGGTGGCCGACGTGATGAAGTCCAAGGGCAACTACGTGGCCGCCCCGGTCAACGTGCACCGCGTCAACTGGATGTGGGCCAACGCCGCCGTGCTGAAAAAGGCTGGCGTGGCGGGCGCCCCCAAGAGCTGGGACGAGTTCTTTGCCGCCGCCGAGAAGGTCAAGAAAGCCGGCCTGATCCCCGTCGCGCACGGTGGCCAGAACTGGCAGGACTTCACCACCTTCGAATCGGTGGTGCTGGGCGTCGGTGGCGCCAAGTTCTACCAGGACGCGCTGGTCAAGCTCGACCAGAAGGCCCTGACCAGCCCGACCATGACCAAGTCGCTGGAAACCTTCCGCAAGATCAAGTCCTACACCGATCCGGCCGCCCCTGGCCGCGACTGGAACCTGGCCACGGCCATGGTGATCCAGGAAAAGGCCGCCTTCCAGTTCATGGGTGACTGGGCCAAGGGTGAGTTCTCGGCCGCCGGCAAGGTGCCCGGCAAGGACTACATCTGCGCCGCCGCCCCCGGCACCGCCAACGCCTACACCTTCAACGTGGACTCCTTCGCCATGTTCAAGCTGAAGGACGCGACCGCACAGAAGGCCCAGGGCGACCTGGCCGCGGCCATCATGGGACCTGAGTTCCAGGAAGTGTTCAACCTGAACAAGGGTTCCATCCCGGTCCGCCTGAACATGAAGATGGACAAGTTCGACGACTGCGCCAAGCTCTCCAGCAAGGACTTCGTGGACACCGCCAAGAGCGGTGGCCTGGTGCCCTCCGTGGCCCACGGCATGGCCATCGCGCCGGCCGCCGAAGGCGCCATCAAGGACGCCGTGAGCCAGTTCTGGAACGACGACAAGATCTCGGTGGCCGACGGTGTGAAGAACATCGCCAAAGCCGCAGCGACCAAGTAA
- a CDS encoding DUF4136 domain-containing protein produces the protein MHTDTPSLMPRRWTTTATLAALLLGGCASTYRVDSQVESFARWTETGTAATAPAALPQAPQTYRFERLPSQREGGGSAAARQTTLESLARDVLAPLGWTAVDGNAPSPWTVQVSASGQRQVRSPWDDPSPHFWPMFGFGVGGQGARFGGQLVWGPMFPYHDLPYYERKVSIVVRDANSGRVVYETRAAHDSRWNDSPALWRAMISAALRDFPLPPAGVREVIVDLPR, from the coding sequence ATGCACACCGACACCCCCTCCTTGATGCCACGCCGCTGGACCACCACCGCCACGCTCGCGGCCTTGCTGCTCGGCGGCTGCGCGAGCACCTACCGGGTGGACAGCCAGGTCGAGAGTTTTGCGCGCTGGACCGAAACGGGCACCGCAGCCACCGCGCCGGCGGCCCTGCCCCAGGCGCCCCAGACCTACCGCTTCGAGCGCCTGCCCTCGCAGCGCGAAGGCGGCGGTTCGGCGGCCGCCCGGCAAACCACCCTCGAATCGCTCGCTCGCGACGTGCTCGCCCCCCTGGGCTGGACGGCGGTGGACGGCAACGCCCCATCGCCCTGGACGGTGCAGGTCAGCGCCAGCGGTCAACGCCAGGTTCGTTCCCCCTGGGACGATCCGTCGCCCCACTTCTGGCCCATGTTTGGTTTTGGCGTGGGTGGACAAGGCGCGCGCTTCGGCGGCCAGCTGGTCTGGGGCCCGATGTTTCCGTACCACGACCTGCCGTACTACGAACGCAAGGTGTCGATCGTGGTGCGCGACGCCAACAGCGGACGGGTGGTCTACGAAACCCGCGCCGCCCACGACAGCCGCTGGAACGACTCACCCGCGCTCTGGCGCGCCATGATCAGCGCCGCGTTGCGCGACTTCCCCCTGCCGCCGGCGGGTGTGCGCGAGGTGATCGTGGACCTGCCCCGCTGA
- a CDS encoding carbohydrate ABC transporter permease gives MTAKSFSFGRLFTYSLLLVAALFFLAPLYVMVATSLKDAEQIRSGNLLSLPNSLNFESWRLAWSTACTGVDCRGLQPYFWNSVIMAVPAVLISTAWGAINGYVLSMWKFRGSEVLFGFLLFGVFMPFQVVLLPMSQVLGWLGISSSIAGLVLVHCLAGMAGTTLFFRNYYTAVPRELVNAARIDGAGFWRIFWRIVVPMSTPIMMVTLIWQFTNIWNDFLFGVAFSGADSKPVTVGLNNMANTTSSVKAYNVDMAAAIIAGLPTMLVYVLAGQYFVKGLTAGAVKG, from the coding sequence ATGACCGCTAAATCCTTTTCCTTCGGTCGCCTGTTCACCTACAGCCTGCTGCTGGTGGCCGCGCTGTTCTTCCTGGCGCCGCTGTACGTGATGGTCGCGACCTCGCTCAAGGACGCCGAGCAGATCCGCTCGGGCAACCTGCTGAGCCTGCCCAACAGCCTGAACTTCGAATCGTGGCGCCTGGCCTGGTCCACCGCCTGCACCGGGGTGGACTGCCGCGGCCTGCAGCCCTACTTCTGGAACTCGGTGATCATGGCCGTGCCGGCGGTGCTGATCTCCACCGCCTGGGGCGCGATCAACGGCTATGTGCTGAGCATGTGGAAGTTCCGGGGTTCGGAGGTGCTGTTCGGCTTCCTGCTGTTCGGCGTGTTCATGCCCTTCCAGGTGGTGTTGCTGCCCATGAGCCAGGTGCTGGGCTGGCTCGGCATCTCCAGCTCCATCGCGGGGCTGGTGCTGGTGCACTGCCTGGCTGGCATGGCCGGCACCACGCTGTTCTTCCGCAACTACTACACCGCCGTGCCACGCGAGTTGGTGAACGCCGCGCGCATCGACGGCGCGGGTTTCTGGCGCATCTTCTGGCGCATCGTGGTGCCGATGTCGACGCCCATCATGATGGTCACGCTGATCTGGCAGTTCACCAACATCTGGAACGACTTCCTGTTCGGTGTGGCCTTCAGCGGCGCCGACAGCAAGCCCGTCACCGTGGGCCTGAACAACATGGCCAACACCACCAGCAGCGTCAAGGCCTACAACGTGGACATGGCCGCGGCCATCATCGCTGGCCTGCCCACCATGCTGGTGTACGTGCTCGCCGGTCAATATTTCGTCAAAGGACTCACGGCTGGCGCCGTGAAGGGATAA
- a CDS encoding dihydroneopterin aldolase, which translates to MTTPQAPQAGTQILALTGLRFDANLGILEQEKTTPQPIQVDAELNQGTQPLLPHDDDISHVLDYRKVRQIIIDECTAEHVNLLESLIGKLTRRLMQLPGVIGVRVKIAKLEIFEDCEVAIRMESGQW; encoded by the coding sequence ATGACCACACCCCAAGCGCCGCAGGCCGGCACCCAGATCCTGGCCCTCACCGGCCTGCGCTTTGACGCCAACCTCGGCATCCTGGAGCAGGAAAAGACCACCCCACAACCGATCCAGGTGGACGCCGAGCTCAACCAGGGCACCCAGCCGCTGCTGCCACACGACGACGACATCTCCCACGTGCTCGACTACCGCAAGGTGCGCCAGATCATCATCGACGAGTGCACCGCCGAACACGTGAACCTGCTGGAGAGCCTGATCGGCAAGCTCACGCGCCGCCTGATGCAGCTGCCCGGCGTGATCGGCGTGCGGGTGAAGATCGCGAAACTTGAAATTTTTGAGGATTGCGAAGTCGCGATCCGCATGGAAAGTGGACAGTGGTGA
- the ttcA gene encoding tRNA 2-thiocytidine(32) synthetase TtcA codes for MDQTLNTTWIASGTDDSPSPEVVHGAASKQHRENHKLEKRLCREVGRAIVDFNMIEEGDRVMVCVSGGKDSYGLLDILLKLQARAPINFEIIAVNLDQKQPGFPDHILPEYLSKLGVKHHIETQDTYSIVKKVIPEGKTMCSLCSRLRRGILYRVAKELGATKIALGHHRDDMLQTLFLNMFFGGKLKGMPAKLVSDNGEFMVIRPLAYVPEKDLIRWAEVRQFPIIPCTLCGSQENLQRKQVGNMLRDWDKKFPGRLENMLTALQNVVPSHLMDRKIFPFAALEVTGEADEDGDKAFDDEELPPLVPPVDVDADDMPGAGPVDAPTGGNESRTRPVIPIGVA; via the coding sequence ATGGATCAGACACTCAATACCACCTGGATCGCATCCGGCACCGACGACAGCCCGTCACCCGAGGTGGTTCATGGCGCCGCCAGCAAGCAACACCGCGAAAACCACAAGCTCGAAAAGCGCCTGTGCCGCGAGGTCGGCCGCGCCATCGTGGACTTCAACATGATCGAGGAAGGCGACCGCGTGATGGTCTGCGTCTCGGGCGGCAAGGACAGCTACGGCCTGCTCGACATCCTGCTGAAGCTGCAGGCGCGCGCGCCGATCAACTTCGAGATCATCGCGGTCAACCTCGACCAGAAGCAGCCCGGTTTCCCCGACCACATCCTGCCCGAGTACCTCTCGAAGCTCGGTGTGAAGCACCACATCGAGACGCAGGACACCTACTCCATCGTCAAGAAGGTGATCCCCGAGGGCAAGACCATGTGCAGCCTGTGCAGCCGGCTGCGCCGCGGCATCCTGTACCGCGTGGCCAAGGAGCTGGGCGCGACCAAGATCGCGCTCGGCCACCACCGCGACGACATGCTGCAGACGCTGTTCCTCAACATGTTCTTCGGCGGCAAGCTCAAGGGCATGCCGGCCAAGCTGGTGAGCGACAACGGCGAGTTCATGGTGATCCGCCCGCTGGCCTACGTGCCCGAGAAAGACCTGATCCGCTGGGCCGAGGTCAGGCAGTTCCCCATCATCCCCTGCACGCTCTGCGGCAGCCAGGAGAACCTGCAGCGCAAGCAGGTGGGCAACATGCTGCGCGACTGGGACAAGAAATTCCCCGGCCGCCTGGAGAACATGCTCACGGCGCTGCAGAACGTGGTGCCCAGCCACCTGATGGACCGCAAGATCTTCCCGTTCGCGGCCCTCGAAGTCACGGGCGAGGCCGACGAAGACGGCGACAAGGCGTTTGACGACGAGGAGCTGCCCCCGCTGGTGCCGCCCGTCGACGTGGACGCCGACGACATGCCCGGCGCCGGGCCCGTTGACGCCCCGACCGGCGGGAACGAAAGCCGCACGCGGCCGGTCATACCGATCGGCGTGGCCTGA
- a CDS encoding DUF2905 domain-containing protein: protein MIRWMIVIFLALLLISWFTPLLHKLGFGKLPGDLRFRAFGREWFIPLTTTILLSFVASLIGQIL from the coding sequence ATGATCCGCTGGATGATCGTCATCTTCCTGGCCCTGCTGCTGATCAGCTGGTTCACGCCGCTGCTGCACAAGCTGGGCTTCGGCAAGCTGCCGGGCGACCTGCGGTTCCGCGCGTTCGGGCGCGAGTGGTTCATCCCGCTCACCACCACCATCCTGCTGAGCTTCGTGGCCAGCCTGATCGGCCAGATCCTCTGA
- a CDS encoding carbohydrate ABC transporter permease translates to MKSFETLLPKLVITPAFVLGFAFIYGLMIWNGVLSLTGSRMLPNYENFVGLDQYAALWEMDRWYVALKNLGIFSVLYVGGSMAVGMVLAIFLDQKIRAEGLLRTIYLYPMALSFIVTGTAWKWILNPSDGLQKLMQDLGWTTFSFDWLVQSDYAIYCVVIAGIWQSAGFAMALFLAGLRGIDDSIIKAAQIDGASLPLIYWRIILPILRPVVFSTVLVLSHLSIKSFDLVMALTAGGPGFATDVPATFMYTMSFTRGQIGLGAASATMMLATVAAIVVPYLYSELRAKPHDR, encoded by the coding sequence ATGAAATCCTTTGAAACCCTCTTGCCCAAGTTGGTGATCACCCCGGCCTTCGTGCTGGGCTTCGCCTTCATCTACGGGCTCATGATCTGGAACGGCGTGCTCTCGCTGACCGGTTCGCGCATGCTGCCCAACTACGAGAACTTCGTGGGCCTGGACCAGTACGCCGCGCTCTGGGAAATGGACCGCTGGTACGTGGCCCTGAAAAACCTCGGCATCTTCAGCGTGCTCTACGTCGGCGGCTCGATGGCCGTGGGCATGGTGCTGGCGATCTTTCTCGACCAGAAGATCCGCGCCGAAGGCCTGCTGCGCACCATCTACCTCTACCCCATGGCGCTGTCGTTCATCGTGACCGGCACCGCCTGGAAGTGGATCCTCAACCCCAGCGACGGCCTGCAGAAGCTCATGCAGGACCTCGGCTGGACGACCTTCAGCTTCGACTGGCTGGTGCAGTCGGACTACGCGATCTACTGCGTGGTGATCGCGGGCATCTGGCAGTCGGCCGGGTTTGCGATGGCGCTGTTCCTCGCCGGTTTGCGCGGCATCGACGACAGCATCATCAAGGCCGCGCAGATCGACGGCGCCTCGCTGCCGCTGATCTACTGGCGCATCATCCTGCCGATCCTGCGGCCGGTGGTGTTCTCCACCGTGCTGGTGCTCTCGCACCTGTCGATCAAGAGCTTCGACCTGGTGATGGCGCTCACCGCGGGCGGACCCGGTTTCGCGACCGACGTGCCCGCCACCTTCATGTACACCATGAGCTTCACGCGCGGCCAGATCGGCCTGGGCGCGGCCAGCGCCACCATGATGCTGGCGACAGTCGCGGCCATCGTCGTTCCCTATCTGTACAGCGAACTCAGGGCGAAACCTCATGACCGCTAA